The Tumebacillus amylolyticus DNA segment AGTAACTTTCCTCAGCACAAGTTATTGGAAGTTTCGGAACGAATTGCTCAATGCGAAGTGGTGACGATCGAGGGTGCCGGGCATCATGTACATCTCAGCAATCTACCGGCATTTTTGGCTGCTGTGAGACCCTTTTTGAACGTCTGATGTTGTGAGGAGTGGCTACTGCTACTCCTTTTTTCAGGTCAGCTATTGGGATGATATTAACAAAGTAATTCTTTACATAAAAGTCTGAAAATTATATTATTGAGACACCTACTTACACCAAATGGAGGTCTCATGCATGAAAAAAACAGCATCCTTGCTGCTCACCTTATCCATCCTCTCCACCAGTTTTCTCCTCACAAACCCAGCCTCCGCAGCCACCACCCGCCAAAACTACGCACCCATCGTCCTCGTTCACGGCTTCTCCGGCTGGGGTCGTGACGAAATGCTCGGCTACAAATACTGGGGCGGATTCACCGACATCCAAGAAGACCTGAAAAACTACAACTACACCACCTACACCGCAGCTGTCGGCCCGGTCTCCAGCAACTGGGAGCGAGCGTGCGAACTTTACGCCGAGATCAAGGGCGGCACCGTCGACTACGGAGCCGCGCATGCCAAAAAATACGGCGTGTCCCGCTACGGCCGCACCTATCCGGGCATGTTCCCGCAATGGGGAGACGTAAACCCCACCACGGGCAAGATCAACAAAGTAAACCTCGTCGGGCACAGCATGGGCGGGCAAACCATCCGCACTCTCATTCAACTCTTGGAAAACGGCTCCCCCGATGAAATCGCTTCCACACCTTCCGACCAACTCTCGCCGCTGTTCAACGGCAAGAAAAAATCCTGGGTCCTCAGCGCAACCTCCATCGCAACCCCGCATGACGGCACGACGCTGACTAACGGGGTAGAGGGCATCGTGCCCCACGCACAGCAAATCATCGGCACCGCCTCCTCGATCGGCGGGCTGATCGGCGAGCCGGTGTACGATTTCAAACTCGACCAGTTCGGCCTGAAACGCCAACCGGGTGAATCGTTCTCTTCCTATTCAGATCGCGTCTACAACTCCCCGATCTGGACGTCCACGCACGACACCGCGCAGTGGGACCTCTCCCCAGACGGTGCCAAGGAACTCAACTCGTGGGTCAAAGCGCAACCTGACGTCTACTACTTCTCGTGGTCGACCGACGACACGTTCTACAACCTGCTCACCGGGCACCAAGACCCGTGGGCCGACATGAACTTGCCGCTGCAACCGCTCTCGTTCTTCCTGGGTTCCTACACGCGCAACCAAACCGGCCACGTCGTCACCGGCTCTTCATGGTGGAAAAACGACGGTGTCGTCAACACGATCTCCATGAACGGTCCCAAACTCGGCTCCACCGATTCCATCGTCACGTACAACGGCACCCCGCAAATCGGAAAGTGGAACTCGATGGGAACCCTGCCGTACGATCATCTGCAAGCGGTCGGAGTCGGGATCTACGACATGCGGGACTGGTACCGCAACCTCGCCACGCAACTCGGCTCTTTGCCGCAATAGCAGAAAGGAAAAAAGGACTTCCACGGGGAAGTCTTTTTTTCATAACGATCAGTTCGCAAAAAACGTCAAGGAAATACTTGGCGATCTTGATACGATACATCTAGAACGTACGGGAGGTACTACATGGAGTACAGAGAGCGAATCCAAGTCACCTTGGACTACATCGAAATGAACTTGGATCGACCGATTACGATGAATGAGTTGGCGAATGTGGCGTGTTTTTCCGTGTTTCATTTCCATCGGTTGTTTGTGTTGACCGTGGGGGATACGGCAGCCGATTATCTGCGCAAGCGTCGGCTCTCCAAAGCGGCCGTCGCGTTGCTGAACTCGAACCGGCGGGTGATCGACATTGCGTTGGAACACGGGTTTCAATCGCATGAGACGTTTGCCCGCGCGTTCAAACGGGAGTTTCAGATGACGCCCGTCGAGTGTCGCAAACGCAGAATCTCGCTGGCTCTGCAACCTGTCGCGACGCTGGCTCCGCTTTCCCGTCTACCCGAAGGAGGAATTCTAATGACCCCGAACATCGTGACGAAACCTGCTTTTAAACTGATTGGCTATGGACTGGAAACCAACATCAACGAAGGGCAAAACCACACGGACATTCCTGCTTTTTGGAACCGTTATATCACGGAAGAACTCGGCGCCAACGTCCCGAACAAGTTGCGCCCTGAAGTGGAGTTGGGAATTTGCACGAACTTCCAGCCGGAGACCGGGCAGTTTACGTATGTCATCGGGTTTGAGACCGATACGTCTGAAAATGTGCCGGACGGCATGATTTGCGTGACTGTGCCGGAAGCGACGTATGCAGTCTTCACCACCCCGAAAGCGTCTGATCGCGAGTTCAGCTCCTCCATTCAAAACACCTGGGCGCGGGCGTTCCAAGAATGGTTCCCGACCTCCGGCTACGAACAGGCGGGCACAGGGGAATTCGAGTGGTATGACGAGCGTTGTATGTCGGAAACCGACAAACAGATGGACATCTACATCCCGATTCAGAAAAAGGAAGCGTTGAACCCTCAAGCGTAGGGAGGGTGCAAAAAAACCACCGTAGAGCCACGGTGGTTTTTTTCTATCTCCTGAAACTTTTTGCCGAGTTTTCCGTATATAGGGAAAATAGAACGTTGGAAAAAAGGAGACTCTCATGTTCGGAAATCGAGCGAAATCCACAGAACTGTCTGCGGAGAATTCATTTACTTGTGCGCCGTTGCTCGCCGTGATGTTTTTGGTGGTTGTGGAGTTTTTTCATAATTTCTATCAGGACGACATCAACCGGCTGATCCTGTGGCTGACTCATGCGGATCGCGTGCCGAGTTATGTGTCGATCTTCGTATCGATTGCGATCTTGCTGTTGATCGGGCTCTTGTTTGATCGTCAGCACGACGTGGCGATCGGGGAGGAGTACATCCAGATCGGCAATTCGCCGCTGCATTTCTACCGACCGGATGAAATCCGCGAAATCAAGCTCAAAAACGGTCTGCTCACCATCCGAACCCACACGTTTCGGATCTGGAAGTGGTACCATGTCAAAAAACCTCAGCGGGACGTTGCGCATCGCATGTTGTGCGAGTGGGCGAATGAGCATGGGATTTTGTACAGGATTATGTAAGGGCTTTTTTCTGAACGGGGATGTACAGGTCGACTTTGACTTTTCCCTCCGGGTCGTCCGCCGGGTTGTTCATGCAGAATTCGAGGCAGGGTCGGGCATCTGCCACATACTCGCTTGCCGGCAGCCATTGCCCGAACATCATTTGAAAAACGCCTCCCAACTGATCGGCGGTGTCGTAAAATTGGCAGAGGGCGTACAGGCCGCCGTCTAGCGTTTGAAACTTCACTTCGGGATGAGACTCGCGATCAAACCCCGGCGGCACAGTCACGCACGCATCATAGCGGCAGGCATGAGCTTCCACCGTTGCGGGGTCATCCAGCGAGATGCCGATAAACGATTGCTGCGGCGGGAACAATCCATTTTTCACAGCCCATTGCGAGAGTTGGTCCCACGCACCGCCGGTTTCCGCATAGCTCCCGACATGTCTGACAAATGCGACTTCAAAATCGGGTAGTTCTTTGATTGTGATGTTCATGTTCGATTCTCCTTGAGAAGTAATAGTGATTGTCTTCATGGTAACAAGTAAGCGAAAGAGTTACAATAAAAATAACGATACATTTCTTGAGGAGCGAATGCGTATGACGACCCCAAAAAAACCTCCGATTTTGCTGGATTTCCCCGACCGTTTCGAAACCGACAGACTGCTGGTTCGATTGCCGTTGCCGGGGGATGGACAAGAGACCTACAAAGCCATGATGGAGAGCATGGACGAACTGAAACCGTGGATGCACTTCGCCCATAACAACCAGACGGAAGAGGACGTCGAGCAAGTCATTCGGGAGGCGCACGTCAAGTTTTTGCAACGTTCCGATTTACGTCTGATGGGGTTTCATAAGGAAACGGGCGAGTTGGCCGTCTCTTCCGGACTACATCGCATCAACTGGGACTCGCGGGTGTTTGAAATCGGCTATTGGGTGCGAACCAAGTATGCGAACCAAGGCTTGGTCACGGAACTCGTCAGCGGTCTTGAACAGTACGCAATCCGCGAGTTGCAGGCCAACCGAATCTTGATCCGTTGCGATGCCCGCAATGAGCGCAGCGCAAAAGTCCCGGAGCGATTGGGTTATACGCTGGAAGGGATCATGCGCGGTGAGGAGTACGACGTGTACGGGCAACTCCTCACCGATACGAAAGTCTACGCGAAAGTGCGCGGACACGAATTCTAGCAACCAAGTCGGTTTGAGTGGGCTTCGCGAACCGTTTTAGCCCTCTCTCATTTAGGCAATCCTGAACCTGTTTACGAAAAGTCAGGAGGACTCCCGCTATGAACTACAGAATCGAAAAAGACACCCTCGGTGAAATACAAGTCCCGGCCGACAAGCTCTGGGGCGCACAAACGCAACGGAGCAAGGAAAACTTCCCGATCGGCACGGAGCAGATGCCCATCGAAGTGATCCGCGCCTTCGCCATTCTCAAACGCAGCGCCGCTCTCAGCAACCACAAACTCGGCAAGCTCGATCAGGAAAAAACCGACGCGATCGTTCGCGCGTCGGACGAAATTCTCGACGGTCGCTGGGATGAGCACTTCCCGCTCGTCGTCTGGCAGACCGGCAGCGGCACGCAATCGAACATGAACGTCAACGAAGTGATTGCCCATCGCGGCAATCAACTGTTGGAGGAAGCAGGCAGCGCAACCCGTCTGCATCCCAACGACGATGTCAACATGTCGCAAAGCTCCAACGATACGTTTCCCACCGCGCTCCACGTCGCAGGCGTCCTCGCCGTCGAAGAGCATCTCTTGCCCGCCCTGCGCAAACTCAAAGACACCCTGCACCAAAAAACAACCGAGTTCGCCGACATCATCAAGATCGGACGCACCCACCTGCAAGACGCCACTCCGCTCACGCTCGGGCAAGAGATCAGCGGATGGCACCATATGCTGGAAAAATGTGAAGCCATGATTCAAACCAGCGTCCAAACCATGAAGGAACTTGCCATCGGGGGCACAGCGGTCGGAACCGGGCTCAACGCGCACCCGGAGTTCGGGAATTCGGTCGCCGCTGAGATTTCCCGGTACTTGAACAAATCCTTCACCTCTGCGACCAACAAGTTTCATGCGCTCACAAGTCACGACCAAGTCGTCTACACACACGGCGCTCTCAAAGCCCTCGCCGCCGATCTCATGAAGATCGCCAACGATGTCCGCTGGCTGGCGAGCGGTCCGCGCAGCGGGATCGGGGAACTGACGATCCCCGCCAACGAACCGGGAAGTTCGATCATGCCGGGCAAAGTCAATCCGACGCAGAGTGAAGCGCTGACGATGGTCGTCACACAAGTCATGGGCAACGACGCGGCGATCGGGTTTGCAGCGAGCCAAGGCAATTTTGAACTCAACGTGTTCAAGCCTGTGATCATCTACAACTTCCTGCAATCGGTCTCTTTGTTGGGAGACGCGATGACCGCATTCAACGACAAGTGCGCGGTCGGTATCGAACCCAATCGGGAGCAGATCGACCACAACCTGCACAATTCGCTCATGCTCGTCACCGCCCTCAATCCGCACATCGGCTACGAGAACGCCGCCAAAATCGCCAAACTCGCCCACGCCGAAGGACTCTCGCTCAAGGAAGCCGCTCTGAAAACCGGCTTGCTCACCGCGGAACAGTTTGCGCAATACGTCAACCCTGCGCACATGATCGGACCGCTGGAAAATAAATGATTCATTTATCAGCCGCCCGTCATTGATTCCCAAGCCCTCCCTATGGTGAGATAGAATCCATAGGGAGGTTTTTTTATGAAGAAAAAAATCGGCATCGTCTCGCTCGTCACCGTCCTGCTTCTGGTGATCTACTGCGTTACCACCTACAAACTCATGAATTCGCGCACGTACCAAGTGTTCGGGGAGATCGTCCCGCGTGTCGAGACCACGCAAAAAGTTGTGGCCCTGACGTTCGACGACGGTCCCACGGAGTACACGGACGAACTTCTCAAGGAGCTGGACGACGCAGGCGTGAAAGCGACTTTTTTCCTGATCGGCAACGAGATCGAAAAGCACCCTGACGAAGCGAAGAAACTCGTCCAAGCGGGGCACGAAGTCGGTAATCATACGTACTCGCACAACCGCATGGTCTTCAAATCCCCGTCCTACATCTCCACGGAAATTGAAAAAACCGACGCGCTCCTTCGCGACGCCGGTGTCCAGGGCGAGATCCTGTTCCGCCCGCCCAACGGGAAAAAACTGCTGTACCTGCCGTACTACCTCAGCCAACACGAGCGCAAGACGATCATGTGGGACGTCGAGCCCGATTCGTTCGACGACATCGCATCGAGAGCCGACAAGATCGTGGACTACACCGTCCAGCACGTCCAACCCGGCTCGATCATCCTCCTCCACGCCATGTACGACTCGCGCCAAGAATCGCGGAAAGCGGTGCCGGGCATCATCTCGGCGTTGAAAGCACAGGGGTACGAATTCAAAACCGTTTCTGAACTACAGAATATTTCGACAAAACCGTAACTTTTTCCAGTCAACGACGTACTAAACAAGCAAGGAGGTGGTTCCCATGTGGTTTTACTTCTTGCTTGGAGGAGGCGTTGTTCTCGCCTTTTTCGTCTTGCGCTGGTTGGACAGTTTCGACGGATTCCGCAGCGCCAAATCAAAATCGCTGCGAGATGCCAGTCGAAACCTCGATTATATTGACGACGCACGGGAGAAAAGCAATCACAACCCGTTCACCTATTAATCCGCCAATCTCATGCTGTATACTGAGGATAAGAATTCCAGCAGGAGAGAGGACGTGACTCTGCATGGACATCCGGGTATACGCGACATGGGAGCAAGCAAGTCGTCGCGCGGCGGAGCAGGTCGTGGAGATCGTGCGCCGCAAGCCGAACGCTGCGATCTGTTTTGCGACAGGCAACACGCCGAAGTTGATGTACCGTGAACTGGTGCGCGAGGAGCAAGCGGGGCGGGTGTCACTGGCTGACATCCGTGCCTTTGCCCTCGATGAGCCCGGCACGGTGCCGGAGTCTGGCGTGCCGTTTTTTCGGGCGTTTTTGGACGAGCATGTGTATGGGCCGGTCGGGCTTCGGGAGGAGCAGATTCATTCCTTGAACCCGAGGGCGCAAGACCTGAACGCGGAGTGCCGCCGGTACGAAGCGGCCATCCGTGCAGCGGGCGGGTTCGATCTGGTGATTCTCGGCGTTGGGTTGAACGGTCATCTCGCCTATAACGAACCCGGCAGTCTGCGAGATTCCCGCACGCGTCGAGTGCCGCTCGCGGAGACGACGTCGCAAGTGACGTCCTCGTACTTCGCGGGGGAGTCGGACTTCGACTGGGGTTTGACAGTCGGGCTTGCCGATATCTTGGAAGCCAAACATTTGCTGGTGCTCGCCAACGGCGCGGGCAAAGCGGACATCGTGCAACAGGCGTTGGAAGGGCCAGTAGGCGTTGGCGTGCCGGCTTCGTTTTTGCAAGAGCATTCCGGCGTTCAGTGGTTTTTGGAATCGGAAGCAGCGTCGAAATTGCGCGGAAAAACCCTCTCTTAGGAGAGGGTTTTTGAATAGCATGGAGTGACCAGAGGAGGGATTCACCCATGCGACCCAAACCGCGCAAGAAAACGACTGCCAAACTCAAAGCGAAAGCCAAAACCAAAACCACCGTGAAAAAACGCTCTGTCCCGAGCGTTACGTTTCGCGACCGTGTCGAAGCGGACGATGCGTTTCTGATCCAAGTGACGCGAGAAACGATGAAGGAAGTATTTGAAAAGTCGGTGGGCGTGACGTTGACCGACCGGATGATTCTCAGCCAGATCAAGGACAGCGGCACCTCGTTGATCATCGAACAGGACGGCAAGCCGATCGGCTATACGTCGTACACGGTTTACAAACCCAAGCATATGTACTGGGGAGCGCTCGTGCTGGCGAAATCGGCACAGGATCAGGGCATTGGCTCCCGCATCTGCGAGAACATGTTCAACCACGCGGAGTTCCTGGGCTGCGAGGTCATCCAAGGCCACGTGCAGGTCGAAAACGCCGTCGCCATCAAGTTCTGGAAGCGTCACGGGTTCGAAATTGTCGGCGGTCCGACGTCGGGGTCGTATGAAATCGAGAAAAAACTTAAATAAATCGCATCTACCCTCTTTCAATGTAACAATGTTTCATGTAATATAGGTTGTAGAAGACAACCACTTTTTAAATGAGAGAGGGAGTATACCGATGCATCCGAACAAGCAATTGTTGATCAATTTCTACACCGCGATTCAGAACAACGATGTGGAAGCTCTGTCGGACTGCTACCATGAGGAACTACACGACTCTGACGAAATTCTGGATGACCTCTACAGCAATGACGCACGAGCGATGGTAAACTGGTTTGTGAGCACCCGTGAGAAAGCCCGCGTCTTGGGCTTCCGCATCCTCGACGTAACCGAGACCCACGGCCGCGCCCGCTGGGAGATTGAGTACCGCTCGGCACGTTCGGGCCGGATCAAGCGCCGCGACATCGAATCGGAATTCCGCTTCGAGAACGGCAAGATCGTCTGGCACCACGATTACTTCGACTGGGGCCGTTGGGCTCGCCGGGCGTTTGGTCCGGAAGGCACCGTGGTTTCCTGGGGTCCGATCGTGGATCGAGTGGAGGAGCGGGTCGAACGCGTCTGTGAACGCGTCGAAGATCACGTGGAACGAATCGACCGCAAAGTGCGCCGTACCGTTGACGACTATAGACACAATTGGAACTACGGAATTGACATTAACGTGAACGGGAAGGAAATTCGCATCACAACGGGAAAAAGAAGATACGACAGGTAGAGACAAGAGAGCTCACAATCGCCTGAAGCGGTTGTGAGCTTTTTTTGCAGAGAGAAAGGGTAGGGGAGAAAAAGGGATGCAACATCCGAATGAAGGTTTGCTGGACAAGTTTTACTCCGCGTTTCGAGATAACGATTACGCGTCGTTGGCCGAGTGCTATCACGAGGACGTGCAGTTTTCGGACGACATGTTCGTCAACTTGCGCGGAGGGGAGGCCTTGGCGATGTGGCACCTGTTCACGCACACGGCAAGCGGGGAGCGGCGGATGACGTTCCAAGTCATCGACGCGGACGATCACCGTGGACGGGGTCGTTGGAGCATCGATTACGTGTTCTCGCGGACCGGTCGAGCGGTACACAACGACATCGAGTCGGAGTTTCGCTTCGTGGACGGCAAGATCATCTCGCATCACGATTCTTTTGATTTCAACCGCTGGGCCAGACAAGCGTTCGGTGTGGCAGGCTTCTTCATGGGGTTCCCGCCGATGCGCAGCCGCGTGCAGAAGAAAATTCGCCTCTCGTTGGATGAGTACCGCGTGAAGGTTGGCTTGTAAGAAAAACCGAAGGGCTGAGGAGCCCTTCGGTTTTTTTAGTAATAGCGGCGGGCGCCCATGTAGTGGGGGGCCCAGTAGGTGTTGGAGAGGGAGTAGACATAGACGCCGCGGGAGTTGGTGGCGGAGATAAATTTGTTGTGACCCAAGTAGAAACCGACGTGCGAGATGTGGCTGGGGTTTTCAAGCGCGAAAAACACCAGATCTCCCGGTTGCAACTGCGATTTGTACACACGATAGCCCATCGTGTACATGTGACTCGCCGTTGTGCGCGGCATGTTCACACCGAACTTTTGAAACATGTAATACACAAAACCTGAACAGTCAAACCCGCTCGGAGAGGCACCGCCCCATTTGTAACGAACATTCGTGTAGCGATAGGAATCGTTTACCAGCATTCGCTTGATCAGGGCATGGGACATCGCCCGGCGAGTCATCGGACCGTAGGTGCCGGTGACAGGAAGACTGTACGCGCGTTGAAAGTTTTTTACGGTCGCCG contains these protein-coding regions:
- a CDS encoding polysaccharide deacetylase family protein encodes the protein MKKKIGIVSLVTVLLLVIYCVTTYKLMNSRTYQVFGEIVPRVETTQKVVALTFDDGPTEYTDELLKELDDAGVKATFFLIGNEIEKHPDEAKKLVQAGHEVGNHTYSHNRMVFKSPSYISTEIEKTDALLRDAGVQGEILFRPPNGKKLLYLPYYLSQHERKTIMWDVEPDSFDDIASRADKIVDYTVQHVQPGSIILLHAMYDSRQESRKAVPGIISALKAQGYEFKTVSELQNISTKP
- a CDS encoding glucosamine-6-phosphate deaminase: MDIRVYATWEQASRRAAEQVVEIVRRKPNAAICFATGNTPKLMYRELVREEQAGRVSLADIRAFALDEPGTVPESGVPFFRAFLDEHVYGPVGLREEQIHSLNPRAQDLNAECRRYEAAIRAAGGFDLVILGVGLNGHLAYNEPGSLRDSRTRRVPLAETTSQVTSSYFAGESDFDWGLTVGLADILEAKHLLVLANGAGKADIVQQALEGPVGVGVPASFLQEHSGVQWFLESEAASKLRGKTLS
- a CDS encoding AraC family transcriptional regulator, which encodes MEYRERIQVTLDYIEMNLDRPITMNELANVACFSVFHFHRLFVLTVGDTAADYLRKRRLSKAAVALLNSNRRVIDIALEHGFQSHETFARAFKREFQMTPVECRKRRISLALQPVATLAPLSRLPEGGILMTPNIVTKPAFKLIGYGLETNINEGQNHTDIPAFWNRYITEELGANVPNKLRPEVELGICTNFQPETGQFTYVIGFETDTSENVPDGMICVTVPEATYAVFTTPKASDREFSSSIQNTWARAFQEWFPTSGYEQAGTGEFEWYDERCMSETDKQMDIYIPIQKKEALNPQA
- a CDS encoding nuclear transport factor 2 family protein; the encoded protein is MHPNKQLLINFYTAIQNNDVEALSDCYHEELHDSDEILDDLYSNDARAMVNWFVSTREKARVLGFRILDVTETHGRARWEIEYRSARSGRIKRRDIESEFRFENGKIVWHHDYFDWGRWARRAFGPEGTVVSWGPIVDRVEERVERVCERVEDHVERIDRKVRRTVDDYRHNWNYGIDINVNGKEIRITTGKRRYDR
- a CDS encoding AraC family transcriptional regulator translates to MNITIKELPDFEVAFVRHVGSYAETGGAWDQLSQWAVKNGLFPPQQSFIGISLDDPATVEAHACRYDACVTVPPGFDRESHPEVKFQTLDGGLYALCQFYDTADQLGGVFQMMFGQWLPASEYVADARPCLEFCMNNPADDPEGKVKVDLYIPVQKKALT
- a CDS encoding esterase/lipase family protein, which gives rise to MKKTASLLLTLSILSTSFLLTNPASAATTRQNYAPIVLVHGFSGWGRDEMLGYKYWGGFTDIQEDLKNYNYTTYTAAVGPVSSNWERACELYAEIKGGTVDYGAAHAKKYGVSRYGRTYPGMFPQWGDVNPTTGKINKVNLVGHSMGGQTIRTLIQLLENGSPDEIASTPSDQLSPLFNGKKKSWVLSATSIATPHDGTTLTNGVEGIVPHAQQIIGTASSIGGLIGEPVYDFKLDQFGLKRQPGESFSSYSDRVYNSPIWTSTHDTAQWDLSPDGAKELNSWVKAQPDVYYFSWSTDDTFYNLLTGHQDPWADMNLPLQPLSFFLGSYTRNQTGHVVTGSSWWKNDGVVNTISMNGPKLGSTDSIVTYNGTPQIGKWNSMGTLPYDHLQAVGVGIYDMRDWYRNLATQLGSLPQ
- a CDS encoding GNAT family N-acetyltransferase; translated protein: MRPKPRKKTTAKLKAKAKTKTTVKKRSVPSVTFRDRVEADDAFLIQVTRETMKEVFEKSVGVTLTDRMILSQIKDSGTSLIIEQDGKPIGYTSYTVYKPKHMYWGALVLAKSAQDQGIGSRICENMFNHAEFLGCEVIQGHVQVENAVAIKFWKRHGFEIVGGPTSGSYEIEKKLK
- the fumC gene encoding class II fumarate hydratase; this translates as MNYRIEKDTLGEIQVPADKLWGAQTQRSKENFPIGTEQMPIEVIRAFAILKRSAALSNHKLGKLDQEKTDAIVRASDEILDGRWDEHFPLVVWQTGSGTQSNMNVNEVIAHRGNQLLEEAGSATRLHPNDDVNMSQSSNDTFPTALHVAGVLAVEEHLLPALRKLKDTLHQKTTEFADIIKIGRTHLQDATPLTLGQEISGWHHMLEKCEAMIQTSVQTMKELAIGGTAVGTGLNAHPEFGNSVAAEISRYLNKSFTSATNKFHALTSHDQVVYTHGALKALAADLMKIANDVRWLASGPRSGIGELTIPANEPGSSIMPGKVNPTQSEALTMVVTQVMGNDAAIGFAASQGNFELNVFKPVIIYNFLQSVSLLGDAMTAFNDKCAVGIEPNREQIDHNLHNSLMLVTALNPHIGYENAAKIAKLAHAEGLSLKEAALKTGLLTAEQFAQYVNPAHMIGPLENK
- a CDS encoding GNAT family N-acetyltransferase; amino-acid sequence: MTTPKKPPILLDFPDRFETDRLLVRLPLPGDGQETYKAMMESMDELKPWMHFAHNNQTEEDVEQVIREAHVKFLQRSDLRLMGFHKETGELAVSSGLHRINWDSRVFEIGYWVRTKYANQGLVTELVSGLEQYAIRELQANRILIRCDARNERSAKVPERLGYTLEGIMRGEEYDVYGQLLTDTKVYAKVRGHEF
- a CDS encoding nuclear transport factor 2 family protein is translated as MQHPNEGLLDKFYSAFRDNDYASLAECYHEDVQFSDDMFVNLRGGEALAMWHLFTHTASGERRMTFQVIDADDHRGRGRWSIDYVFSRTGRAVHNDIESEFRFVDGKIISHHDSFDFNRWARQAFGVAGFFMGFPPMRSRVQKKIRLSLDEYRVKVGL
- a CDS encoding C40 family peptidase gives rise to the protein MRFTWRGLIGVMLALTLLFTGSGSALAIDIQDALPGFEDDAAVPTATSSLHYGSRGYSVSLLQRNLSVLGYFKYPHHATGYYGWYTTATVKNFQRAYSLPVTGTYGPMTRRAMSHALIKRMLVNDSYRYTNVRYKWGGASPSGFDCSGFVYYMFQKFGVNMPRTTASHMYTMGYRVYKSQLQPGDLVFFALENPSHISHVGFYLGHNKFISATNSRGVYVYSLSNTYWAPHYMGARRYY